DNA sequence from the Deltaproteobacteria bacterium genome:
CGCGCGCCCCGAGGGATTTCGCGATCTGGGCCCCCGGGAAACTCGTCCCCTTTCCGCCTCCCATCACGAGGACCGAATCTCCGGGCCGCACGCGCAGTCGCTCCGCGACGGCGCGGTACGCGGTCCCATACGTCAGGAGCATGGCGGCAAGCCTCTCCGGCGTGTGATTCCGCAGGGCCCCCGTCACCGGCACCGCGCGCTCCTCGTCCACGACGGCGAACTGGGCGTTGAACCCGTCGTGCGTCTCGTACCCCCGGATGTTCCGGCCGGTCCACGAGTCGAGGATGACCGCCTGGCCGACCTTGACCGTCGAGACGCCAGGGCCGGCGTCCACGACGATCCCGAGAGCGTCGCTACCCGGCACGTGTACGGACGCCGTGTCGCCTTTGCCGAACACCGGCACGGGAAGCCCGAGCGCGGCGAAGTTCGTGTTGAAATTGGGACCGGTCGCCAGGATCGCCACGAGGACGCGCTTCGCCTCGTTCGGTTTCAGGCGCGGGGTGGGGACGCCCTCCAGGCGAACGGATCGGGACGGCGGGCCGTACTGGTCGCGGTGGATCGTGAGCGCCAGCATCCGTTGCGGCAGGGGATTCCCCAGCGGCGGAGCGAGACCGAGGGGCCAGGAATCTTCTTGCGGTGGGAACGGATCGGACATGTCGGGATCCTCCGGATCATTGGTGAGGAGCGGGAATCCTCCAGCGGGACAAGAGGTTCATCAGTTTCGATGCGCTTTTTCGCTCGGGGTTTTCATTCTTCAAACATCATTTTGCGTATTTCGGAAAATAACGCGTGCGGGAGATAATATTCCGCGGGCCGTTTCGTATATTGACCCCGATCGCGTTTCGCGTATACGATGAGGATCTATTCACCAACGGATTCGGTATCCGGCACAGCTGGAGCGCATGTTTTGGTTCTTCCGGCTGCGGAGCGGGGAAAGCCTCCGGCCGGCCGAACGCAGTGGGCGGCGTAACGCTCGAAGATTCACGGACGGCCCCGCGGGGCCAGCAGAGGAGTCGTAGGCATGGCATTCGGCACGGTAAAATGGTTCAACGACGCAAAGGGGTTCGGGTTCATCACGGAAGAGGGCGGGGAGGACATCTTCGTCCACTTCAGCGAGATCAAGGGAGAGGGGTTCCGGACCCTCGCCGAGGGGCAGCGGGTGGAGTTCGAGGTCACCTCCGGCCCGAAGGGGAAAAAGGCGGCGAACGTCCGCAAGGCCTGAATGATACCCGTCCCCGTCCCGCGAACGCGGGGCGGG
Encoded proteins:
- a CDS encoding cold-shock protein, with translation MAFGTVKWFNDAKGFGFITEEGGEDIFVHFSEIKGEGFRTLAEGQRVEFEVTSGPKGKKAANVRKA